The DNA sequence GATGGAGGGGCGACTTGGGTGAAATGCAACACCGGAAACGGCCAGTCCGACCGAATCAACGATATCATCATCGACCAATACCAACCCGGCGTCTATTACACATCCACGTTTGGGAGCGGATGGTATGTGGCACATGATCCGAATCCCAATCCCGTATCGGGCATTACTTCCCTGGCTGTTTCCCCAAGTATTTTGCAAATGAGCTCAGGCGATCAGATGCAATTGACCGCTACGATCACTCCCACGAATGCCGATATCGACAAAGTGATCTGGTCCTCCGAAGATCCTTACATCGCGACCGTGGACAATCAAGGCATGGTTACGGTCCATCAAGATGGTTCCACCACGATCTGGGCGAAAGCTGCTTACGGAGATGCCGAGGCTTCCGTGCCATTGACGGTGTCTACCAATCTGGAAACTCCCCGATTGGCGGATCTGGTGATCTATCCGAATCCCGCCAACACCGAAATCACCATCTCATGGAATCAAGGTGCATTTGTTCCGGAATCGTGGGAATTGCTGGACCTTGGAGGTAGAAGGGTGTTGAGTGGAGCCATCAGCCAGAATGATTTGCGCAAACTGATGATTGAAACCAGCGATCTTCCCGATGGGGCATACATATTGAAATTGACCCAACAGACTGAAACAATCAGCTCGATGATTCGAGTTCAACATACCAGATAATCAAGCTGTTCAAGGGGTTATCGACCATGTGTGAATGACAGTGTACACAAGATAACCCCGACTCAGCATCAAGACTAATAGTAGCATTCGATCAATGCGATCGACCGGAGAGGTTGCCACAAGCAGCCTCTTTTTGTTTGGGGAAAAAATGAGAGGAGATCTGCCAGCATGAGGTTGGGTATGGCGCGAGCCCGCATATCAGTCCGACGATCTTACAGTTGAATGGGCGAAAGCAGGATGTTTCTGCGCATAGGAAATTCAGCCCACATTCCGTAAATTCAGAAAACGAGGCATGCATACGGTCTTGTTTACCTATTTCCCTACTACGCTCATGAAACAATCTACTACCCCCCGAGTGTGCGTCATCGGCGCTGGTTGCTCGGGCATTACTGCACTGAAAAACCTTCTCCAAGCCGGTGTGACTGATGTGGTCTGCTACGAGCAGAATTCCGAAGTGGGCGGCAACTGGATCTTCACTGCCGGAGAGTCCCATTCTAGCGTCTGCGAAACCACGCACATCATTTCTTCCAAGACCTTGTCCGGCTACATGGATTTCCCCATGCCGGAGGACTATCCCGATTATCCCTCTCACGATCAAGTCTTGGCCTATTTTCAGTCCTACGCACGGCATTTCAATCTGCATCCATACATTCAATTTAATACGACCGTTCAGTCTGCCGTGAAGCACCCCGACGAATCTTGGGAGATTACGCTGGACAATGGGTCTGTAGAGCGATTTGATTACCTTTTCGTTGCCAATGGCCACCACAGCGTGCCTCGCATGCCCCAACTTCCCGGTGTTTTTGAGGGGGAATTCCTCCATTCTCATTCTTACAAATCCAGCAATCCCTATCGCGGGAAAAAGGTCCTCGTGATCGGTGCGGGAAACTCAGGGTGCGATTGTGCGGTCGAGATCAGCCGTGTCGCCGAGCATGTGGGGATCTCCATTCGCAGTCCGAAATACATCGTCCCCAAGTTTTTCCTCGGGAAACCAACGGATACCTTCAACGAGGTGATGTCCTTCCTGCCCAAACCATTACTTCGCTTTTTGCAGAAGATCAGCCTGAAAATCCAGATTGGCTCCTACGAGTCCTATGGATTGAAGACGCCAGACTACCCCGTGGTCAAATCCCATCCGACGCTCAACTCGGAGTTGCTGTACAAGATCCGACATGGCAAGGTTCATCCCCGCAAAGGCATCTCGAAGGTCTCCGGGCATGAGGTGACCTTCACCGACGGGACGACCGAATCCTACGATGTCCTCCTGGCTGCAACGGGTTACAAGATCACCTTCCCGTTTTTCGATGCTGACTTTTTGGATTATTCAGAGGCGGATCGG is a window from the Pontibacter sp. G13 genome containing:
- a CDS encoding NAD(P)-binding domain-containing protein, encoding MHTVLFTYFPTTLMKQSTTPRVCVIGAGCSGITALKNLLQAGVTDVVCYEQNSEVGGNWIFTAGESHSSVCETTHIISSKTLSGYMDFPMPEDYPDYPSHDQVLAYFQSYARHFNLHPYIQFNTTVQSAVKHPDESWEITLDNGSVERFDYLFVANGHHSVPRMPQLPGVFEGEFLHSHSYKSSNPYRGKKVLVIGAGNSGCDCAVEISRVAEHVGISIRSPKYIVPKFFLGKPTDTFNEVMSFLPKPLLRFLQKISLKIQIGSYESYGLKTPDYPVVKSHPTLNSELLYKIRHGKVHPRKGISKVSGHEVTFTDGTTESYDVLLAATGYKITFPFFDADFLDYSEADRIPLYLRMFHPNHPSLVLIGLFQPQGAIWPLSDYQAKLAANYVMGRWQMPQNVETLAEADSDFIEREFIKSKRHTIEVHYHPFLRTLARQIPKGAPEWSGVPSQAVHS